The Sulfitobacter sp. SK011 genome has a window encoding:
- a CDS encoding NAD(P)(+) transhydrogenase (Re/Si-specific) subunit beta: MFSLGITSAAYIAASVLFILSLGGLSNQESAKRAVWYGIVGMGVAIFATVFGPGVSNVLLILIAIAAGGYAGHYVAGRVQMTDMPQLVAALHSFVGLAAVFIGLNADLMLGSVVAMRDSGLSIYDADLTGFGEKLWKKDAVEIAILKVEVFLGIFIGAVTFTGSVIAFGKLAGKVDGKPTQLPGGHMLNAAALIVALILGVMYFNGSGIWTMVLVTLIAGFIGWHLILGIGGADMPVVVSMLNSYSGWAAAAIGFTLGNDLLIVTGALVGSSGAILSYIMCKAMNRKFINVILGGFGGTKGPQMEVEGEQIAIEADGVAAALNDAESVIIIPGYGMAVAQAQQAVSELVKKLRARGKNVRFAIHPVAGRLPGHMNVLLAEAKVPYDIVMEMDEINDDFPKTDVAIVIGSNDIVNPAAQDDPNSPIAGMPVLECWKAKTVFVSKRGQGTGYSGIENPLFFKENTRMFYGDAKASLDKLIPLID, from the coding sequence ATGTTCTCACTCGGAATTACATCTGCCGCCTATATCGCGGCATCGGTACTTTTCATTCTCAGCCTTGGTGGGTTGAGCAATCAAGAAAGCGCCAAGCGCGCTGTTTGGTACGGCATCGTCGGCATGGGTGTAGCGATCTTTGCCACGGTCTTTGGCCCCGGTGTCAGCAACGTTCTGCTGATCCTCATCGCCATCGCTGCGGGCGGCTATGCCGGTCACTATGTGGCAGGCCGCGTGCAAATGACAGATATGCCACAGCTGGTGGCGGCGCTGCATTCCTTCGTGGGCCTCGCGGCGGTCTTTATCGGCTTGAATGCTGATCTGATGCTGGGCTCTGTGGTGGCGATGCGCGACAGCGGCTTGTCGATCTATGACGCGGATCTCACGGGCTTTGGTGAAAAGCTCTGGAAAAAGGATGCAGTGGAAATTGCGATCCTCAAAGTTGAAGTGTTCCTGGGCATCTTTATTGGTGCAGTGACCTTCACAGGGTCGGTCATTGCCTTTGGCAAACTGGCGGGCAAGGTCGATGGGAAACCAACGCAACTGCCGGGCGGTCACATGCTCAATGCCGCAGCCTTGATCGTCGCGCTGATCCTGGGCGTGATGTACTTTAACGGTTCTGGCATCTGGACGATGGTGCTGGTCACGTTGATTGCCGGTTTTATCGGCTGGCATCTGATCCTTGGTATTGGTGGCGCGGACATGCCCGTCGTCGTCTCGATGCTCAACAGCTATTCAGGCTGGGCGGCGGCGGCGATTGGTTTCACGCTTGGCAACGATTTGCTGATTGTTACCGGTGCGCTGGTTGGCTCGTCTGGTGCGATCCTCAGCTACATCATGTGCAAGGCGATGAACCGCAAGTTCATCAACGTGATCCTTGGCGGCTTTGGCGGGACAAAAGGCCCGCAGATGGAAGTCGAAGGGGAACAGATCGCCATCGAAGCGGATGGTGTCGCTGCAGCGTTGAACGATGCTGAATCGGTTATCATCATTCCGGGTTACGGCATGGCGGTGGCGCAGGCGCAGCAGGCGGTCAGCGAGTTGGTCAAGAAACTGCGTGCACGGGGCAAAAATGTGCGGTTCGCCATTCACCCCGTTGCCGGGCGTCTTCCCGGTCACATGAACGTGCTCTTGGCCGAGGCAAAGGTACCTTATGACATCGTGATGGAAATGGACGAGATCAACGATGATTTCCCCAAGACGGACGTTGCCATTGTGATCGGTTCCAACGACATCGTGAACCCGGCCGCACAGGACGATCCCAACAGCCCCATTGCCGGTATGCCGGTGCTGGAATGCTGGAAGGCTAAAACGGTTTTCGTGTCCAAACGCGGGCAGGGGACGGGCTATTCAGGGATCGAAAACCCGCTGTTCTTCAAAGAGAACACACGGATGTTTTACGGCGATGCCAAGGCCAGCCTTGATAAGCTGATCCCGCTGATCGACTGA